A DNA window from Fragaria vesca subsp. vesca linkage group LG3, FraVesHawaii_1.0, whole genome shotgun sequence contains the following coding sequences:
- the LOC101303314 gene encoding uncharacterized protein LOC101303314 has translation MGTLPRTTSRTPSYILRSVIALSCLSLLFIIYKVNDFASQTKTVAGHNLDPTPWHPFRPKTFNHDALPSRAYKLLQCSYLACRYTNNKGNATTLEDEDHRRSATSVAKSPQCPEVFRWIHQDLEPWATTKITPVHIEQAKRYAAFRVVIYKGKLYVDLYYACVQSRAMFTIWGLLQMLKRYPGRVPDVDFMFDCMDKPTIERSEHASMPLPLFRYCTNDAHYDIPFPDWSFWGWPETNIEPWDEQFQAIKRGGQETTWRKKELLAYWKGNPDVGSPVRKELLNCNDSKTYRAQILKQDWDEEAKAGFQQSSLSKQCNHRYKIYAEGYAWSVSLKYILSCGSLALVITPQYEDFFSRGLFPKVNYWPISANAICPSIKSAVDWGHGHVPEAQAIGRRGQEYMENLNMDRVYDYMFHLITEYSKLQNFKPVPPNTAMEVCANSVLCLADDAKQREYLERTRAKPFPGPPCDLQPPDGNLINKWKKEKAAVFQTVEDMNLVNDIPEPVP, from the exons ATGGGAACTCTTCCGAGAACCACCAGCCGAACGCCGAGTTACATCCTCCGCTCCGTCATCGCATTGTCATGTCTCTCACTCCTCTTCATTATCTACAAG GTGAACGACTTTGCCAGTCAGACCAAGACAGTTGCCGGACACAACCTAGACCCTACGCCGTGGCATCCTTTCCGGCCTAAGACCTTCAACCACGACGCCCTCCCCAGCCGCGCATACAAGCTCCTCCAGTGCTCTTACCTTGCCTGCCGCTACACCAACAACAAAGGCAATGCCACCACCCTAGAAGACGAAGACCATCGCCGGTCGGCTACTTCCGTGGCCAAATCCCCGCAATGCCCGGAGGTTTTCCGGTGGATTCACCAGGATCTGGAGCCGTGGGCGACCACTAAGATTACTCCGGTCCATATTGAGCAGGCCAAGAGATACGCTGCCTTCCGGGTGGTGATTTATAAAGGGAAGCTGTATGTCGACTTGTACTACGCTTGTGTGCAGAGCCGGGCTATGTTTACCATTTGGGGCTTGTTGCAGATGCTTAAGAGGTACCCTGGCAGGGTTCCTGATGTGGATTTTATGTTTGATTGTATGGACAAGCCTACCATTGAGCGGTCCGAGCATGCCTCAATGCCGTTGCCGCTGTTCCGGTATTGCACCAATGATGCCCACTATGATATCCCATTTCCTGACTGGTCCTTTTGGGGATG GCCAGAAACAAATATAGAGCCGTGGGATGAGCAGTTCCAGGCTATCAAACGGGGTGGACAGGAAACGACTTGGAGAAAGAAGGAGCTTTTGGCATATTGGAAAGGAAATCCTGATGTTGGCTCCCCTGTTCGTAAAGAGTTACTCAACTGTAATGATTCGAAGACGTACAGAGCACAGATCCTGAAACAG GATTGGGATGAGGAAGCAAAGGCTGGTTTCCAGCAGTCCAGTCTATCTAAGCAGTGCAATCATCG GTATAAGATCTATGCTGAAGGCTATGCTTGGTCTGTAAGTTTGAAATATATCTTATCATGTGGTTCTCTGGCATTAGTAATAACACCGCAATATGAGGATTTCTTCAGCCGCGGCCTCTTTCCCAAGGTTAACTATTGGCCCATCTCTGCTAATGCAATATGCCCTTCAATAAAATCTGCTGTGGACTGGGGTCATGGACACGTACCTGAG GCTCAGGCAATAGGAAGAAGAGGGCAGGAGTATATGGAAAACCTAAACATGGATCGGGTCTACGATTACATGTTTCATCTCATCACCGAGTACTCAAAGCTGCAGAACTTCAAGCCAGTACCTCCAAACACTGCCATGGAAGTATGTGCAAATTCTGTGCTCTGTCTTGCTGACGATGCAAAACAAAGGGAATATCTCGAACGAACAAGAGCTAAACCTTTTCCTGGCCCTCCTTGCGATCTCCAGCCTCCTGATGGTAATCTCATCAATAAATGGAAGAAAGAAAAGGCAGCTGTGTTTCAGACTGTGGAGGATATGAATCTAGTAAATGACATACCTGAACCAGTGCCATAG